In a single window of the Prinia subflava isolate CZ2003 ecotype Zambia chromosome 3, Cam_Psub_1.2, whole genome shotgun sequence genome:
- the RPL8 gene encoding large ribosomal subunit protein uL2: MGRVIRGQRKGAGSVFRAHVKHRKGPAKLRAVDFAERHGYIKGIVKDIIHDPGRGAPLAKIAFRDPYRFKKRTELFIAAEGIHTGQFVYCGKKAQLNIGNVLPVGTMPEGTIVCCLEEKPGDRGKLARASGNYATVISHNPETKKTRVKLPSGSKKVISSANRAVVGIVAGGGRIDKPILKAGRAYHKYKAKRNCWPRVRGVAMNPVEHPFGGGNHQHIGKPSTIRRDAPAGRKVGLIAARRTGRLRGTKTVQEKEN, encoded by the exons ATGGGCCGCGTCATCCGCGGGCAGAGGAAAGGCGCGGGCTCCGTGTTCAGGGCCCACGTGAAGCACAGGAAGGGCCCGGCCAAGCTGCGCGCCGTGGACTTCGCCGAGCGGCACGGCTACATCAAGGGCATCGTCAAG GACATCATCCACGACCCCGGGCGCGGTGCCCCGCTGGCCAAGATCGCCTTCCGCGACCCCTACCGCTTCAAGAAGCGCACGGAGCTCTTCATCGCCGCCGAGGGCATCCACACCGGGCAGTTCGTCTACTGCGGCAAGAaag cccagctgaACATCGGGAATGTTCTTCCCGTGGGCACCATGCCTGAGGGCACCATCGTGTGCTGCCTGGAGGAGAAGCCCGGGGACCGGGGGAAGCTGGCACGCGCCTCCGGGAACTACGCCACAGTCATCTCCCACAACCCCGAAACCAAGAAAACCAGAGTGAAGCTGCCCTCAGGCTCCAAGAAAGTCATTTCTTCTGCAAACAGGGCTGTCGTGG gaatcGTGGCTGGTGGAGGCCGCATTGACAAGCCCATCCTGAAGGCCGGCCGTGCCTACCACAAGTACAAGGCCAAGAGGAACTGCTGGCCACGCGTCCGTGGTGTAGCCATGAAC CCCGTGGAGCATCCCTTCGGAGGAGGCAACCACCAGCACATCGGGAAGCCCTCGACCATCCGCAGGGACGCGCCCGCGGGCCGCAAGGTGGGGCTGATCGCGGCGCGCCGCACGGGGCGGCTGCGCGGCACCAAGACCgtgcaggagaaggagaactga